From Puntigrus tetrazona isolate hp1 chromosome 8, ASM1883169v1, whole genome shotgun sequence, the proteins below share one genomic window:
- the lrrtm4l2 gene encoding leucine-rich repeat transmembrane neuronal protein 4 isoform X2, producing MGPLLWEGRLSCFLLHASVLLLLSKGERMCPVSCRCEGKIVYCESGAFQDVPENISLGCQGLSLRYNSLLLLIPYQFAHLNQLVWLYLDHNSVSIVDRLAFQGLRRLKELILSSNKIAQLQNGTFETVPNLRNLDLSYNQLQDLMPGHFHGLRKLQNLHLRSNNIKSIPVRTFMECRSLEFLDLGYNRLRTITRTTFLGLLRLTELHLEHNQFSRINFFLFPRLLNLQALYLQWNRIRSVVQGSPWTWHTLQKLDLSGNEIQVLDPAIFRCLPNLHTLNLESNKISNVSQEVVSSWISISTINLAGNIWDCSFSICPLVSWLRNFRGTRDASIICSTPKTLQGERVMDAVRNNSVCEEIFTVEPTTELTLLLTTTTTTLYVTKPPTTTTTTPRTTTRQLSQVTHVQRVTPKVLFPVQANNEFLPPLPVTPSSLPFTPEPEFEHMTFHKIIAGSVALFLSVSLILLVIYVSWRRYPNSMRQLQQHSIRRKRRKKTREPEHNINSQLQEYYLSYNHANAETMDSLVNGACTCTISGSRECEV from the coding sequence GGCCCTTACTCTGGGAAGGGCGCCTGTCATGTTTTCTTCTCCATGCTTCTGTTCTCCTGCTGCTCAGCAAGGGGGAGCGGATGTGCCCTGTGAGCTGCCGCTGCGAAGGCAAGATTGTTTACTGCGAGTCTGGCGCCTTTCAAGACGTCCCGGAGAACATCTCTCTAGGGTGCCAGGGTCTATCCCTGCGGTACAACAGCCTCTTGTTGTTGATACCTTACCAGTTTGCCCACCTCAACCAGCTGGTCTGGCTCTACCTGGACCACAATTCAGTCAGCATAGTGGACAGACTGGCTTTCCAGGGACTTCGCAGGTTAAAGGAACTAATCCTAAGCTCTAACAAGATTGCACAGCTGCAAAATGGCACCTTTGAGACTGTCCCAAATCTGCGCAACCTCGACCTGTCCTACAACCAGCTGCAGGATCTGATGCCGGGACATTTTCACGGACTACGCAAGCTTCAGAATCTTCACCTGCGCTCAAACAACATCAAAAGCATCCCTGTTCGTACTTTTATGGAATGTCGAAGCCTGGAGTTTCTAGATTTGGGTTACAATCGCCTACGGACTATAACTCGCACGACCTTTCTTGGACTGCTCAGGCTGACAGAACTTCACCTTGAACACAATCAGTTTTCCAGGATTAACTTTTTCCTATTTCCACGCCTCTTGAATCTGCAGGCTCTTTATCTGCAATGGAATCGCATACGGTCGGTAGTGCAAGGTTCACCTTGGACTTGGCACACTTTACAAAAATTGGATCTATCGGGCAACGAGATTCAAGTTTTGGATCCGGCTATTTTTAGGTGTCTGCCCAACTTGCATACGCTCAATCTGGAGTCTAACAAGATAAGCAACGTGTCCCAGGAAGTTGTTTCATCGTGGATCTCCATTAGTACTATCAACCTGGCAGGAAACATATGGGACTGTAGCTTTAGTATCTGCCCTCTGGTGTCTTGGCTGAGAAACTTCAGGGGAACTAGAGATGCCAGCATTATTTGCAGCACTCCCAAAACCCTTCAGGGAGAAAGAGTTATGGACGCAGTGAGGAACAACTCTGTGTGCGAGGAGATATTCACTGTGGAACCGACCACGGAATTAACTCTTCTTTTGACTACAACTACGACAACTCTTTATGTAACAAAGCCACCCACAACCACCACTACAACCCCACGCACCACAACTAGACAGCTTTCTCAAGTTACCCATGTACAAAGAGTCACCCCAAAAGTGTTATTCCCTGTTCAGGCCAACAACGAATTCCTACCACCCCTACCAGTGACACCTAGCAGCCTGCCCTTCACCCCTGAACCCGAGTTTGAGCATATGACTTTCCACAAGATCATCGCTGGCAGCGTTGCCCTatttctctctgtgtctttaaTCCTATTAGTGATTTATGTGTCGTGGCGACGCTACCCTAACAGCATGAGGCAACTCCAGCAGCACTCCATTCGACGCAAGCGCAGGAAAAAGACTCGAGAGCCTGAGCACAACATCAACTCTCAACTGCAAGAGTATTACCTAAGCTACAACCATGCCAATGCCGAGACCATGGACTCTTTGGTTAACGGGGCGTGCACCTGCACCATCTCGGGCTCCAGAGAGTGCGAGGTATGA
- the lrrtm4l2 gene encoding leucine-rich repeat transmembrane neuronal protein 4 isoform X1, with the protein MGPLLWEGRLSCFLLHASVLLLLSKGERMCPVSCRCEGKIVYCESGAFQDVPENISLGCQGLSLRYNSLLLLIPYQFAHLNQLVWLYLDHNSVSIVDRLAFQGLRRLKELILSSNKIAQLQNGTFETVPNLRNLDLSYNQLQDLMPGHFHGLRKLQNLHLRSNNIKSIPVRTFMECRSLEFLDLGYNRLRTITRTTFLGLLRLTELHLEHNQFSRINFFLFPRLLNLQALYLQWNRIRSVVQGSPWTWHTLQKLDLSGNEIQVLDPAIFRCLPNLHTLNLESNKISNVSQEVVSSWISISTINLAGNIWDCSFSICPLVSWLRNFRGTRDASIICSTPKTLQGERVMDAVRNNSVCEEIFTVEPTTELTLLLTTTTTTLYVTKPPTTTTTTPRTTTRQLSQVTHVQRVTPKVLFPVQANNEFLPPLPVTPSSLPFTPEPEFEHMTFHKIIAGSVALFLSVSLILLVIYVSWRRYPNSMRQLQQHSIRRKRRKKTREPEHNINSQLQEYYLSYNHANAETMDSLVNGACTCTISGSRECENAYTYPRPLPGAWMGDISTIH; encoded by the coding sequence GGCCCTTACTCTGGGAAGGGCGCCTGTCATGTTTTCTTCTCCATGCTTCTGTTCTCCTGCTGCTCAGCAAGGGGGAGCGGATGTGCCCTGTGAGCTGCCGCTGCGAAGGCAAGATTGTTTACTGCGAGTCTGGCGCCTTTCAAGACGTCCCGGAGAACATCTCTCTAGGGTGCCAGGGTCTATCCCTGCGGTACAACAGCCTCTTGTTGTTGATACCTTACCAGTTTGCCCACCTCAACCAGCTGGTCTGGCTCTACCTGGACCACAATTCAGTCAGCATAGTGGACAGACTGGCTTTCCAGGGACTTCGCAGGTTAAAGGAACTAATCCTAAGCTCTAACAAGATTGCACAGCTGCAAAATGGCACCTTTGAGACTGTCCCAAATCTGCGCAACCTCGACCTGTCCTACAACCAGCTGCAGGATCTGATGCCGGGACATTTTCACGGACTACGCAAGCTTCAGAATCTTCACCTGCGCTCAAACAACATCAAAAGCATCCCTGTTCGTACTTTTATGGAATGTCGAAGCCTGGAGTTTCTAGATTTGGGTTACAATCGCCTACGGACTATAACTCGCACGACCTTTCTTGGACTGCTCAGGCTGACAGAACTTCACCTTGAACACAATCAGTTTTCCAGGATTAACTTTTTCCTATTTCCACGCCTCTTGAATCTGCAGGCTCTTTATCTGCAATGGAATCGCATACGGTCGGTAGTGCAAGGTTCACCTTGGACTTGGCACACTTTACAAAAATTGGATCTATCGGGCAACGAGATTCAAGTTTTGGATCCGGCTATTTTTAGGTGTCTGCCCAACTTGCATACGCTCAATCTGGAGTCTAACAAGATAAGCAACGTGTCCCAGGAAGTTGTTTCATCGTGGATCTCCATTAGTACTATCAACCTGGCAGGAAACATATGGGACTGTAGCTTTAGTATCTGCCCTCTGGTGTCTTGGCTGAGAAACTTCAGGGGAACTAGAGATGCCAGCATTATTTGCAGCACTCCCAAAACCCTTCAGGGAGAAAGAGTTATGGACGCAGTGAGGAACAACTCTGTGTGCGAGGAGATATTCACTGTGGAACCGACCACGGAATTAACTCTTCTTTTGACTACAACTACGACAACTCTTTATGTAACAAAGCCACCCACAACCACCACTACAACCCCACGCACCACAACTAGACAGCTTTCTCAAGTTACCCATGTACAAAGAGTCACCCCAAAAGTGTTATTCCCTGTTCAGGCCAACAACGAATTCCTACCACCCCTACCAGTGACACCTAGCAGCCTGCCCTTCACCCCTGAACCCGAGTTTGAGCATATGACTTTCCACAAGATCATCGCTGGCAGCGTTGCCCTatttctctctgtgtctttaaTCCTATTAGTGATTTATGTGTCGTGGCGACGCTACCCTAACAGCATGAGGCAACTCCAGCAGCACTCCATTCGACGCAAGCGCAGGAAAAAGACTCGAGAGCCTGAGCACAACATCAACTCTCAACTGCAAGAGTATTACCTAAGCTACAACCATGCCAATGCCGAGACCATGGACTCTTTGGTTAACGGGGCGTGCACCTGCACCATCTCGGGCTCCAGAGAGTGCGAG